In Variovorax paradoxus, a single genomic region encodes these proteins:
- a CDS encoding carbohydrate ABC transporter permease — MKRLLPRALMAPAVLTLFLWMIVPLLMTLYFSFVNYNLMQPGERTFAGIENFHYFVTDPDFWPATWNTLLLIGSVIVITVVLGVLLALLVNEPFPGRGIVRVLLISPFFVMPAVNALLWKHMMMNPIYGVLADLWRFFGAQPVDWLTDFPLLSVIIMVAWQWLPFACLIFITSLQSLDREQMEAARMDGASPVQRFFYLTIPHLGRPMAVVIMIEMIFLLSVFAEIAITTNGGPGNASTNMTYMIFKQSLMNFDVGVASAGALFAVVLANIVAVFLIRMIGKNLD, encoded by the coding sequence ATGAAACGACTCCTGCCCCGCGCCCTCATGGCGCCCGCGGTGCTCACGCTCTTCCTCTGGATGATCGTGCCGCTGCTGATGACGTTGTACTTCTCGTTCGTCAACTACAACCTCATGCAGCCCGGCGAACGCACGTTCGCGGGCATCGAGAACTTTCACTACTTCGTCACCGACCCCGACTTCTGGCCGGCCACCTGGAACACGCTGCTGCTGATCGGCAGCGTGATCGTCATCACCGTGGTGCTGGGCGTGCTGCTGGCGCTGCTGGTGAACGAGCCCTTCCCAGGGCGCGGCATCGTGCGTGTGCTGCTGATCTCGCCGTTCTTCGTCATGCCCGCTGTCAACGCGCTGCTGTGGAAGCACATGATGATGAACCCCATCTACGGCGTGCTCGCCGACCTGTGGCGCTTCTTCGGCGCGCAGCCGGTGGACTGGCTCACCGATTTCCCGCTGCTGTCCGTGATCATCATGGTGGCCTGGCAGTGGCTGCCCTTTGCGTGCCTGATCTTCATCACCTCGCTGCAGTCGCTCGACCGCGAGCAGATGGAAGCCGCGCGCATGGACGGCGCGAGCCCGGTGCAGCGCTTCTTCTACCTGACCATTCCGCACCTGGGCCGTCCGATGGCCGTGGTGATCATGATCGAGATGATCTTCCTGCTCAGCGTGTTCGCGGAGATCGCCATCACCACCAACGGCGGCCCTGGCAACGCGAGCACCAACATGACCTACATGATCTTCAAGCAGTCGCTCATGAACTTCGACGTGGGCGTGGCTTCGGCCGGCGCGCTGTTCGCGGTGGTGCTGGCCAACATCGTGGCGGTGTTCCTGATTCGCATGATCGGCAAGAACCTGGATTGA
- a CDS encoding ABC transporter substrate-binding protein — MKRFLKAGLVLALIGTGVVSQAATELVIATVNNGHMIEMQKLTPFFEKANPDIKLKWVTLEEGTLRQRVTTDIATKGGQFDVMTIGLYEAPIWSKKGWLKPIATDAAYDIDDLLPAIRNGLSYEGKLYAAPFYGESSMLMYRKDLADKVGVKFPDQPTWAQVKEFADKANDPKNGVYGMCLRGKPGWGDNMAFLTTLVNTNGGQWFDMQWKPQIDTKAWKDAITFYVDIMKKDGPQGASANSFNENLALFNEGKCAAWVDATIAASFISDPKQSRVADKVAFAQAPTAVTPKGANWLWSWNLAIPASSTKDEAAQKFIKWATSKDYIALVAKETGWASVPTGTRKSTYANPEFQKVAKFAEAEKKAIDSANLTDSTLPKSPYVGVQYAAIPEFQAIGVSVGQQMSAALAGKVTVEQALKTSQTLAEREMKKAGYYK, encoded by the coding sequence ATGAAGCGTTTTCTGAAAGCGGGCCTCGTCCTCGCACTCATCGGCACGGGCGTCGTTTCCCAGGCCGCCACCGAACTCGTGATCGCGACCGTCAACAACGGCCACATGATCGAGATGCAGAAGCTCACGCCCTTCTTCGAGAAGGCCAACCCCGACATCAAGCTCAAGTGGGTCACGCTGGAGGAAGGCACGCTGCGCCAGCGCGTGACCACCGACATCGCCACCAAGGGCGGCCAGTTCGACGTGATGACCATCGGCCTGTACGAAGCGCCGATCTGGTCGAAGAAGGGCTGGCTCAAGCCCATCGCCACCGACGCCGCCTACGACATCGACGACCTGCTGCCGGCCATCCGCAACGGCCTGTCGTACGAAGGCAAGCTCTACGCCGCTCCGTTCTACGGCGAAAGCTCGATGCTCATGTACCGCAAGGACCTGGCCGACAAGGTGGGCGTGAAGTTCCCCGACCAGCCCACCTGGGCGCAGGTGAAGGAGTTCGCCGACAAGGCCAACGACCCGAAGAACGGCGTGTACGGCATGTGCCTGCGCGGCAAGCCGGGCTGGGGCGACAACATGGCCTTCCTGACCACGCTGGTCAACACCAACGGCGGCCAGTGGTTCGACATGCAGTGGAAGCCGCAGATCGACACCAAGGCCTGGAAGGACGCGATCACCTTCTACGTCGACATCATGAAGAAGGACGGCCCGCAGGGCGCATCGGCCAACAGCTTCAACGAGAACCTGGCGCTGTTCAACGAAGGCAAGTGCGCGGCCTGGGTCGACGCGACCATCGCGGCCTCTTTCATCAGCGACCCGAAGCAGTCCAGGGTGGCCGACAAGGTGGCCTTCGCGCAGGCGCCGACCGCCGTCACGCCCAAGGGCGCCAACTGGCTGTGGTCGTGGAATCTCGCGATTCCCGCCAGCTCGACCAAGGACGAGGCGGCGCAGAAGTTCATCAAGTGGGCCACTTCCAAGGACTACATCGCCCTGGTGGCCAAGGAAACCGGCTGGGCCTCGGTGCCGACCGGCACGCGCAAGTCGACCTATGCGAACCCCGAGTTCCAGAAGGTCGCCAAGTTCGCCGAGGCCGAGAAGAAGGCCATCGACAGCGCGAACCTGACGGACAGCACGCTGCCCAAGTCGCCGTACGTGGGCGTGCAGTACGCGGCCATTCCCGAGTTCCAGGCGATCGGCGTGTCGGTGGGGCAGCAGATGAGCGCGGCGCTGGCGGGCAAGGTCACGGTGGAGCAGGCGCTGAAGACTTCGCAGACGCTGGCCGAGCGTGAGATGAAGAAGGCCGGGTACTACAAGTAA
- a CDS encoding 4-hydroxythreonine-4-phosphate dehydrogenase PdxA, which translates to MPTPSPTPSVTLAKPRIAVLLGDPSGIGPEMAVKLLARQRNLDAARVLLIADPVVLAAGERVAGTKLDVLRADSLDTLRFEDGRPTLLAQDWMQGQEPVLGESNEQSGRASFEALELATAAVRRGQAEAILFAPLNKHSLRLGGLVHEDELRYMQERFAVTGFVCEFNLTGSLWTSRVTSHIPLKDVASHITVQGVSDAVKIIAAALRRSGVAHPRIAVTGLNPHAGDGGSIGMEEIEIIAPAIERLRAEGFDARGPFSPDTVFIGARRGDVDAVVSMYHDQGQIAMKLMGFEQGVTLHGGLPVPVATSASGSAFDIAGRGVAQIEGLQQAFDLCVRMASGAPVREQTA; encoded by the coding sequence ATGCCCACCCCCTCCCCAACCCCGAGCGTGACACTCGCCAAACCCCGCATCGCCGTGCTGCTCGGCGACCCGAGCGGCATCGGCCCCGAGATGGCCGTGAAGCTGCTGGCACGCCAGCGCAACCTGGATGCCGCCCGCGTGCTGCTGATCGCCGATCCGGTCGTGCTCGCGGCCGGCGAGCGCGTGGCGGGCACGAAGCTCGACGTGCTGAGGGCCGACAGCCTCGACACGCTGCGCTTCGAGGACGGCCGGCCCACCCTGCTCGCGCAGGACTGGATGCAAGGGCAGGAACCGGTGCTGGGCGAATCGAACGAGCAGTCCGGCCGGGCGTCTTTCGAGGCGCTGGAGCTGGCCACCGCCGCCGTGCGGCGCGGGCAGGCCGAGGCGATCCTGTTCGCGCCGCTCAACAAGCATTCGCTGCGCCTGGGCGGACTGGTGCATGAGGATGAGCTGCGCTACATGCAGGAGCGCTTTGCAGTGACCGGCTTCGTCTGCGAGTTCAACCTCACGGGCTCGCTCTGGACCTCGCGCGTGACCTCGCACATTCCGCTGAAGGACGTGGCGAGCCACATCACGGTGCAGGGCGTGAGCGACGCGGTGAAGATCATCGCCGCCGCGCTGCGCCGCTCTGGCGTGGCGCATCCGCGCATCGCGGTGACCGGGCTCAACCCGCACGCGGGCGACGGCGGCTCGATCGGCATGGAAGAGATAGAGATCATCGCGCCGGCCATCGAACGACTGCGCGCCGAAGGCTTCGACGCACGCGGCCCGTTCTCGCCCGACACGGTGTTCATCGGTGCGCGGCGCGGCGATGTCGACGCGGTGGTGTCGATGTACCACGACCAGGGCCAAATCGCGATGAAGCTCATGGGCTTCGAGCAGGGCGTGACCCTGCACGGCGGCCTGCCCGTGCCGGTGGCCACGTCGGCCAGCGGCAGCGCCTTCGACATCGCGGGCCGGGGCGTGGCGCAGATCGAGGGGCTGCAGCAGGCCTTCGACCTGTGCGTGCGCATGGCCAGCGGCGCGCCGGTGCGCGAGCAGACCGCCTGA
- a CDS encoding LysR family transcriptional regulator, whose protein sequence is MTSGLTDASLMLHVRPRQLLLLARLDTHRHLGRAAEAMNISQPAATKLLQQLEDSLGERLFERLARGMEPTAYGQILIRYAHRVLSDFGTAREEMLALRSGLSGALRVGSVPGAVPELLAPALVEYHRRHPQVAVSVVVETSDVIQAQLEQGDVDLVLGRLTDGHDEAKYASVPLLGESQVVVVRAGHPVFERANLTLAEMADWSWVLQPPGSPQRGRFEAAMREAGIRTRLDIIETASPIAITALLENSDMAAVMPASQASHYARLGVLRTVPIELPVRVPPICLITREDRPLSPAAVQFRRQLLGGV, encoded by the coding sequence ATGACTTCCGGCCTGACAGACGCCTCGCTGATGCTCCACGTACGGCCGCGCCAGCTGCTTCTGCTGGCCCGGCTCGACACCCACCGGCACCTCGGCCGCGCGGCCGAGGCCATGAACATCAGCCAGCCGGCGGCCACCAAGTTGTTGCAGCAGCTGGAAGATTCGCTGGGCGAGAGGCTCTTCGAGCGCCTGGCGCGCGGCATGGAGCCCACGGCCTACGGCCAGATCCTCATCCGCTACGCCCATCGCGTGCTCAGCGACTTCGGCACCGCCCGCGAGGAAATGCTGGCGCTGCGCTCGGGCCTGAGCGGCGCGCTGCGCGTGGGCAGCGTGCCGGGCGCGGTCCCCGAGCTGCTGGCGCCGGCCCTGGTGGAGTACCACCGCCGCCATCCGCAGGTGGCCGTGTCGGTGGTGGTGGAGACCAGCGACGTGATCCAGGCGCAGCTGGAGCAGGGCGACGTCGACCTCGTGCTGGGCCGGCTCACCGACGGGCACGACGAGGCGAAGTACGCGAGCGTGCCGCTGCTGGGCGAGTCGCAGGTGGTGGTGGTGCGCGCGGGGCATCCGGTGTTCGAGCGCGCCAACCTCACGCTGGCCGAGATGGCGGACTGGTCGTGGGTGCTGCAGCCGCCGGGCTCGCCGCAGCGCGGGCGCTTCGAGGCGGCGATGCGCGAGGCCGGCATCCGGACGCGGCTGGACATCATCGAAACGGCATCGCCCATCGCCATCACCGCGCTGCTCGAGAACTCCGACATGGCGGCGGTGATGCCCGCCTCGCAGGCCAGCCACTACGCCCGGCTGGGCGTGCTGCGCACCGTGCCCATCGAGCTGCCGGTGCGCGTGCCGCCCATCTGCCTCATCACCCGCGAAGACCGGCCGCTGTCGCCGGCGGCGGTGCAGTTCCGGCGCCAGCTGCTGGGCGGCGTCTGA
- a CDS encoding L-iditol 2-dehydrogenase, which yields MNGRLRDRHVLLTGAGGGIGLAVARACIAEGARCTVIDRAIAAPEAVRTLQQAHPDRLAYIAADVTDTAAITHMLAEAQVAFGPVHTLFNNAAVFDLAPLLDSDEASFDRLFAVNVKGMFFVMQAVLRHMVEAGTQGASVINMASQAGRRGEALVAHYCATKAAVISYTQSAALAMAPHGIRVNGIAPGVVDTPMWDHVDSLFAKAEGLPPGEKKRQVGLAVPLGRMGVPDDIAGAAVFLASDEARYITAQTLNVDGGNVMS from the coding sequence ATGAACGGCCGCCTGCGGGACCGGCATGTGCTGCTGACCGGCGCGGGCGGCGGCATCGGCCTTGCCGTGGCGCGTGCCTGCATCGCCGAGGGCGCGCGCTGCACGGTGATCGACCGCGCCATCGCCGCGCCAGAGGCTGTGCGCACCCTGCAGCAAGCTCACCCCGACAGGCTCGCCTACATCGCGGCCGACGTGACCGACACCGCCGCCATCACGCACATGCTGGCGGAGGCGCAGGTGGCCTTCGGGCCGGTGCACACGCTGTTCAACAACGCGGCGGTGTTCGACCTCGCGCCGCTGCTGGACAGCGACGAGGCCTCGTTCGACAGGCTGTTCGCGGTCAATGTGAAGGGCATGTTCTTCGTCATGCAGGCGGTGCTGCGGCACATGGTGGAGGCGGGCACGCAGGGCGCGTCGGTCATCAACATGGCTTCGCAGGCGGGGCGCCGGGGCGAGGCGCTGGTGGCGCACTACTGCGCGACCAAGGCGGCCGTCATCAGCTACACCCAGAGCGCCGCGCTGGCGATGGCGCCGCACGGCATACGGGTCAACGGCATTGCGCCCGGCGTGGTCGATACGCCGATGTGGGACCATGTCGACAGCCTGTTCGCCAAGGCCGAGGGACTGCCGCCCGGAGAAAAGAAGCGGCAGGTGGGGCTGGCGGTGCCGCTCGGACGCATGGGCGTGCCGGACGACATCGCGGGGGCGGCGGTGTTTCTCGCCAGCGACGAGGCGCGCTACATCACGGCGCAGACCTTGAATGTCGATGGCGGCAATGTCATGAGCTGA
- a CDS encoding carbohydrate ABC transporter permease: protein MQQQQAPSNFLPQLLRTVGAWAVTLVLFFPLGWLFLTAFKTELQAISVPPLFIFEPTLDNFGEVQRRSDYLLYARNSLITSLGSTILGLLIAAPAAYSMAFFRTKKTRDILMWMLSTKMMPAVGALVPIYVLAQTAGMLDSLPALTIVFTLSNLPIMVWMLYSAYKDIPNEILEAARMDGASLWTEFRHVVLPLSVGGLASTGLLCLVLSWNEAFWALNLTSAKAGTLATLIASYSSPEGLFWAKLSAASLMAIAPIVVFGWFSQKQLVQGLTFGAVK from the coding sequence ATGCAACAACAACAAGCTCCCAGCAATTTCCTGCCGCAACTGCTGCGCACCGTGGGTGCGTGGGCCGTCACGCTCGTGCTGTTCTTTCCGCTCGGCTGGCTGTTCCTCACGGCCTTCAAGACGGAGCTGCAGGCCATCAGCGTGCCGCCGCTCTTCATCTTCGAGCCCACGCTCGACAACTTCGGCGAGGTGCAGCGCCGCAGCGACTACCTGCTGTATGCGCGCAACTCGCTCATCACCAGCCTGGGCTCGACCATCCTCGGCCTCCTGATCGCGGCGCCCGCTGCGTATTCGATGGCCTTCTTCCGCACGAAGAAGACGCGCGACATCCTGATGTGGATGCTCTCCACCAAGATGATGCCGGCCGTGGGCGCGCTGGTGCCGATCTACGTGCTGGCGCAGACCGCCGGCATGCTCGATTCGCTGCCCGCGCTGACCATCGTGTTCACGCTGTCGAACCTTCCGATCATGGTGTGGATGCTCTACAGCGCCTACAAGGACATCCCCAACGAGATCCTGGAAGCCGCGCGCATGGACGGCGCCAGCCTGTGGACCGAGTTCCGCCATGTGGTGCTGCCGCTATCGGTGGGCGGGCTCGCCTCGACCGGCCTGCTGTGCCTGGTGCTGAGCTGGAACGAGGCCTTCTGGGCGCTCAACCTCACCTCCGCCAAGGCCGGCACGCTGGCCACGCTGATCGCCTCGTACTCCAGCCCCGAAGGCCTGTTCTGGGCCAAGTTGTCGGCGGCTTCGCTGATGGCCATCGCGCCCATCGTGGTGTTCGGCTGGTTCAGCCAGAAGCAGCTAGTGCAAGGCCTGACCTTCGGCGCCGTCAAGTAA
- a CDS encoding Bug family tripartite tricarboxylate transporter substrate binding protein, which yields MKLSFLARAAGLAAAMLLATAPLTAGAQAPYPDKPMRIMVGASPGGGTDILARVLADKFSQALKQTVVVENRPGASNTIAGELTARAPADGATLLLATNTAQAVAPHILKLKYDPLKDLQPVGLVAVMPNVLVVSASSPYKSVKDLVTAMAAKPGGFKYASSGIGSTQHVGGEAFNLATGMKSIHVPYKGSSQAHVDIIAGEVDMMFDSTSSAMGQIKAGKFRALAVSAPQRSPELPDVPTLAEQGIKGADVSTWYGLYVTAGTPRPAVERLSAELGRTLKMADVQARIKALGGEPGGLIGEPFAAMNRQEFEHYGQLVREANIKAE from the coding sequence ATGAAGCTTTCTTTCCTGGCCCGCGCGGCGGGGCTGGCGGCGGCCATGCTGCTCGCAACGGCCCCGCTCACGGCCGGCGCGCAGGCGCCCTACCCCGACAAGCCGATGCGCATCATGGTCGGCGCCTCGCCCGGCGGCGGCACCGACATCCTGGCGCGCGTGCTGGCCGACAAGTTCTCGCAGGCCCTGAAGCAGACGGTGGTGGTCGAGAACCGCCCCGGCGCCTCGAACACCATCGCGGGCGAACTCACGGCCCGCGCGCCGGCAGACGGCGCCACCCTGCTGCTGGCCACCAACACCGCGCAGGCGGTGGCGCCCCACATCCTCAAGCTCAAGTACGACCCGCTGAAAGACCTGCAGCCGGTCGGGCTGGTGGCGGTGATGCCCAACGTGCTGGTGGTGTCGGCCAGTTCGCCCTACAAGTCGGTGAAGGACCTCGTGACGGCCATGGCCGCGAAGCCGGGCGGCTTCAAGTACGCGTCTTCCGGCATCGGCAGCACGCAGCACGTGGGCGGCGAAGCCTTCAACCTGGCCACCGGCATGAAGTCGATCCACGTGCCGTACAAGGGCAGCTCGCAGGCGCACGTCGACATCATCGCGGGCGAGGTCGACATGATGTTCGACAGCACCTCCTCGGCCATGGGCCAGATCAAGGCCGGCAAGTTCCGCGCGCTGGCCGTGAGCGCGCCCCAGCGCTCGCCCGAGCTGCCCGACGTGCCCACGCTGGCCGAGCAGGGCATCAAGGGCGCCGACGTGTCCACCTGGTACGGCCTGTACGTGACGGCCGGCACGCCGCGCCCCGCGGTCGAGCGGCTGAGCGCCGAACTCGGCCGCACGCTGAAGATGGCCGACGTGCAGGCGCGCATCAAGGCGCTGGGCGGCGAACCCGGCGGCCTGATCGGCGAGCCCTTCGCGGCCATGAACCGGCAGGAGTTCGAGCACTACGGCCAGCTCGTGCGCGAAGCCAACATCAAGGCCGAGTGA
- a CDS encoding DUF805 domain-containing protein, whose amino-acid sequence MDFQTAVKTCFNKYADFTGRATRSEYWWFVLAEVVVLIVASLIHQYVYVIAALAFLLPALAVGARRLHDIGKSGWLQLLMLIPIINLVLIYFYVQPTQPEPNAHGAPPAV is encoded by the coding sequence ATGGATTTTCAAACAGCGGTAAAGACCTGCTTCAACAAGTACGCCGATTTCACCGGTCGCGCCACGCGTTCGGAGTACTGGTGGTTCGTGCTTGCCGAGGTGGTCGTTCTCATCGTGGCGAGCCTGATCCACCAATACGTGTACGTCATCGCTGCGCTGGCTTTCCTGCTGCCCGCACTGGCCGTGGGTGCGCGCCGCCTGCACGACATTGGCAAGAGCGGCTGGCTCCAGCTGCTGATGCTCATCCCGATCATCAACCTCGTGCTGATCTATTTCTACGTGCAGCCGACGCAGCCCGAGCCCAACGCCCACGGTGCGCCGCCGGCCGTCTGA
- a CDS encoding ABC transporter ATP-binding protein, with translation MAYLELKNIKKSFGEVNIIKGVDLQIQKGEFIVFVGPSGCGKSTLLRLIAGLEPITSGNLLLDGKDITWTPSGKRDLAMVFQSYALYPHMSVYDNMSFALKLAGVSKDEIKTKVEYAARTLNLTQYLDRTPKELSGGQRQRVAIGRAIVRAPKVFLFDEPLSNLDAALRGNTRVEIHKLHRALGATTIYVTHDQVEAMTLADRVVVLKDGLIEQVGTPLELYDRPANQFVAQFIGMPSMNMMAASAIPSFSAATGGRLPSDGFLGVRPEGLRVHPKQGAPVSDVQGRVELIEALGADTLIHVDVGGVPLIARQNDRTPLQAGDDVAVELDPSVLHLFNREGRSVGA, from the coding sequence ATGGCCTACCTCGAACTCAAGAACATCAAGAAGAGCTTTGGTGAAGTCAACATCATCAAGGGCGTCGACCTGCAGATCCAGAAGGGCGAGTTCATCGTCTTCGTCGGGCCCTCGGGCTGCGGCAAGTCGACGCTGCTGCGGCTGATTGCCGGGCTGGAGCCCATCACCAGCGGCAACCTGCTGCTCGACGGCAAGGACATCACCTGGACGCCTTCGGGCAAGCGCGACCTGGCGATGGTGTTCCAGAGCTACGCGCTCTATCCGCACATGAGCGTGTACGACAACATGTCCTTCGCGCTCAAGCTGGCGGGCGTGTCCAAGGACGAGATCAAGACCAAGGTCGAGTACGCGGCCAGGACGCTGAACCTCACGCAGTACCTCGACCGCACGCCCAAGGAGCTGTCGGGCGGCCAGCGCCAGCGCGTGGCCATCGGCCGCGCCATCGTGCGCGCGCCCAAGGTGTTCCTGTTCGACGAGCCGCTGTCGAACCTCGACGCGGCGCTGCGCGGCAACACGCGGGTGGAAATCCACAAGCTGCACCGCGCGCTCGGCGCGACCACCATCTACGTCACGCACGACCAGGTGGAGGCCATGACGCTGGCCGACCGCGTGGTGGTGCTGAAAGACGGGCTGATCGAACAGGTCGGCACGCCGCTGGAGCTGTACGACCGCCCGGCCAACCAGTTCGTCGCTCAGTTCATCGGCATGCCGTCGATGAACATGATGGCGGCCAGCGCGATTCCCAGCTTCTCGGCCGCCACCGGCGGCAGGCTGCCGAGCGACGGCTTCCTGGGCGTGCGGCCCGAGGGCCTGCGCGTGCATCCGAAGCAGGGCGCACCGGTGTCCGATGTGCAGGGCCGCGTCGAGCTGATCGAGGCGCTGGGCGCCGACACGCTCATCCATGTCGACGTGGGCGGCGTGCCGCTGATCGCGCGGCAGAACGACCGCACGCCGCTGCAGGCCGGCGACGACGTGGCCGTGGAGCTCGATCCGTCGGTGCTGCACCTGTTCAACCGCGAAGGCCGCTCGGTCGGCGCGTGA
- a CDS encoding transaldolase family protein has protein sequence MNDDFHLYLDSADLAELETCLPHPVVHGVTTNPTLLKRAGVGLAAVPGLLARCIELGARQVQAQVHSEHVDGMLEDARALLPHFDLGQLVIKIPATRQGLDAGARLIAQGVPVTWTAVYAPEQAHFAAQLGAAYAAPYLGRLEDAGTDGLALIAQMQSLVARRPSSGTRLLVASIRSREAYLSLLGLGVGAITIPPRLFAELLDHPATLAAESGFLADARALP, from the coding sequence ATGAACGACGATTTCCACCTCTACCTCGACAGCGCCGACTTGGCGGAGCTCGAGACCTGCCTGCCTCACCCCGTGGTGCATGGCGTGACGACCAACCCGACGCTGCTCAAGCGCGCGGGCGTTGGCCTTGCTGCCGTGCCGGGACTGCTCGCGCGCTGCATCGAACTGGGCGCGCGACAAGTGCAGGCGCAGGTTCATTCGGAACACGTCGACGGCATGCTCGAAGACGCTCGTGCCTTGCTGCCGCACTTCGACCTCGGCCAGCTCGTCATCAAGATTCCCGCCACGCGCCAGGGCCTGGACGCCGGCGCGCGGCTCATCGCGCAGGGCGTGCCCGTTACCTGGACCGCCGTGTACGCGCCGGAGCAGGCGCACTTCGCGGCGCAACTGGGCGCGGCCTATGCGGCGCCGTACCTCGGGCGGCTGGAAGACGCGGGCACCGACGGGCTGGCGCTGATCGCGCAGATGCAGTCGCTGGTGGCGCGGCGGCCGTCCTCCGGCACGCGGCTGCTTGTGGCCAGCATCCGCTCGCGCGAGGCCTATCTTTCGCTGCTGGGGCTCGGCGTGGGCGCCATCACCATTCCGCCGCGGCTCTTTGCCGAACTGCTCGATCATCCGGCGACACTGGCGGCCGAGAGCGGCTTCCTGGCCGATGCACGCGCCTTGCCCTGA
- the dalD gene encoding D-arabinitol 4-dehydrogenase: MLHLGLGSFHRAHQAVYLQRLIDAGDTRWSLSGANIRPDMADVVAALQAQGGRYTLETVSPAGEYRYEEIDAIREVLPWERSLANVVARGAAPSTRIVSFTVTEAGYYLDNKGRLDLSFGDLAADVERARKGEAGGDNVTIYGAVCAILRARKAAGAGAVTLLNCDNLRHNGERFRAGLLEFIELAGDADLLAWVNANTRCPNAMVDRITPRPPPELRARVKAATGRDDAAAITGESFIQWVVEDDFAAGRPDWGRVGVELVASVQPYEEAKIRILNATHSCIAWAGTLVGLNFIHEGTHDAAIRKMAFDYVTDDVIPCLSPSPIDLAAYRDVVLDRFGNPAIRDTNQRVAADGFSKIPGFIAPTVRERLAAGQGIDSVAMLPALFLAFLQRWHKGALPYAYQDQGMDEAVAHAICDAADPVAALCADAGLWGNIAADGRLVDAVRRAGERVARFVAAGAQEKP; the protein is encoded by the coding sequence GTGCTTCATCTCGGCCTGGGCTCGTTCCACCGCGCCCACCAGGCGGTGTACCTGCAGCGGCTGATCGACGCGGGCGACACCCGCTGGTCGCTGTCGGGCGCCAACATCCGGCCGGACATGGCCGACGTCGTCGCGGCGCTGCAGGCGCAGGGCGGGCGCTACACGCTGGAGACGGTGTCGCCCGCGGGCGAATACCGCTACGAGGAAATCGACGCCATCCGCGAGGTGCTGCCGTGGGAGCGCTCGCTGGCGAACGTGGTCGCGCGCGGCGCGGCGCCGTCGACCCGCATCGTGTCGTTCACCGTGACGGAAGCCGGCTACTACCTCGACAACAAGGGCCGGCTGGACCTGTCCTTCGGCGACCTCGCCGCCGACGTTGAGCGCGCGCGCAAGGGCGAGGCCGGCGGCGACAACGTGACCATCTACGGCGCCGTGTGCGCCATCCTGCGCGCGCGCAAGGCCGCCGGTGCCGGCGCCGTGACGCTCTTGAACTGCGACAACCTGCGCCACAACGGCGAGCGCTTTCGCGCCGGGCTGCTGGAGTTCATCGAACTTGCGGGCGACGCCGATCTGCTGGCCTGGGTGAACGCGAACACGCGCTGCCCGAACGCGATGGTCGATCGCATCACGCCGCGTCCGCCGCCCGAGTTGCGCGCGCGCGTGAAGGCCGCCACGGGGCGCGACGACGCGGCCGCCATCACCGGCGAGAGCTTCATCCAGTGGGTCGTCGAAGACGACTTCGCGGCCGGCCGGCCGGATTGGGGTCGCGTGGGCGTGGAGCTGGTGGCGTCGGTGCAACCTTATGAGGAGGCCAAGATCCGCATCCTCAATGCCACGCACAGCTGCATTGCCTGGGCGGGCACGCTGGTGGGGCTGAACTTCATTCATGAAGGCACGCACGACGCGGCCATCCGCAAGATGGCGTTCGACTACGTCACCGACGACGTCATTCCCTGCCTGAGCCCGAGCCCGATCGATCTCGCGGCCTATCGCGACGTGGTGCTCGACCGCTTCGGCAACCCCGCCATCCGCGACACCAACCAGCGCGTGGCGGCGGACGGCTTCTCGAAGATTCCCGGCTTCATCGCGCCGACGGTGCGCGAACGGCTGGCGGCGGGCCAGGGCATCGACAGCGTGGCGATGCTGCCCGCGCTGTTCCTGGCCTTCCTGCAGCGCTGGCACAAGGGTGCGCTGCCCTACGCCTACCAGGACCAGGGAATGGACGAGGCGGTGGCGCACGCGATCTGCGACGCGGCAGACCCGGTGGCCGCGCTGTGCGCCGACGCGGGGCTGTGGGGCAACATCGCCGCCGATGGCCGGCTGGTCGACGCGGTGCGCCGCGCCGGCGAACGCGTCGCGCGCTTCGTCGCCGCCGGAGCACAGGAAAAGCCATGA